A part of Capsicum annuum cultivar UCD-10X-F1 chromosome 6, UCD10Xv1.1, whole genome shotgun sequence genomic DNA contains:
- the LOC107873325 gene encoding cation/H(+) antiporter 15-like — MAKSAYLMENSFSAENILCYNPADVYSNGYKIRNPLKFPAPLMIFQLSVISLTSLLICVGLKPLGQPNLVSQVLGGIVFGPSLLGHLKGVKETMFPTRSVMALETAATFGVLFNLFAIGVECDSKRMFRPGKKAIIIGISVFISSLALNMALAMLMRHFITLDPHLAKALPTIAISQSIVGFPNICSLLKEMQMLNTDQGRLATSAAMFCDIIGFTMGSAGFIQLQMEKEHSIERKMGSALSPLILVIFTIYFVRPAIKKTLKLRLEGKSIGENYFVCVLIIVLAYILAAETIGQHFLFGALLLGMAIPEGPPLGSALIRKLYYPVGKILYPVFLTTSGLKTDIFTIHFKTLWVISILIFFSVLLKIGVMIIITRYTGLTIHDSVIIGLMLNSRGVCDVVFFNLWRISKALSDEHFAVVITISVILVTVIIAPLLKFLIGAIEHQAPTKRRTLQHSKPDSELRIMVCVHDLQSVPTMINLLEASNATEKSPIGVIGLVLIELVGRAAPLLITHNHSPGDIPEDASISLQIINALRQYELAYETCVTLQPFTTITHFELMHEDICRVALDQNATFMIVPFHKHWEIDGSIGTSSRTIQNINSKVIKKAPCSVGILVDRGILKGSMAILNNQGGYHIAVVYIGGPDDAESLAYGARLARHQNVSITLIRFLMFGYDNARERKLDNSLIEAVRYENSTNENFIYEERVTRDGVGLSASLRTLEDRFDLIVVGRHHEDSPLLVGLGEWSECPELGVVGDFLASLDVGIIASVLVVQQQRVRGKLVNRTMKPVVLNNQDGGPYPDMNNNNAVNNGISTPRTSTSNDQPRWEITIDRAN; from the exons ATGGCGAAATCGGCATATTTGATGGAAAACTCATTTTCTGCAGAGAATATTTTGTGCTATAACCCAGCAGACGTCTATTCCAATGGCTACAAAATCCGTAATCCTCTAAAATTTCCTGCACCTCTTATGATATTTCAGCTCTCTGTTATCTCATTAACATCTCTTCTCATTTGTGTCGGCCTCAAGCCTTTGGGTCAACCTAATCTTGTCTCACAAGTTCTT GGTGGTATAGTGTTTGGACCATCACTATTGGGACATTTAAAAGGGGTGAAAGAAACCATGTTTCCTACGCGAAGCGTTATGGCATTAGAAACTGCAGCAACATTTGGTGTTCTCTTCAATCTTTTCGCTATAGGAGTTGAGTGTGACTCGAAAAGGATGTTCAGGCCAGGGAAAAAGGCCATTATAATAGGCATCTctgtttttatttcttcacttgcATTGAATATGGCGCTAGCGATGCTTATGCGACATTTCATCACGCTGGACCCTCATCTAGCAAAAGCTCTGCCTACTATTGCAATTTCACAAAGCATTGTTGGTTTTCCTAACATATGTTCCCTTCTCAAAGAAATGCAAATGCTCAACACTGACCAAGGCCGTCTAGCCACTTCTGCAGCTATGTTCTGTGATATTATTGGCTTCACCATGGGATCAGCAGGTTTTATACAGTTGCAAATGGAGAAAGAACATTCAATAGAGCGAAAAATGGGTTCAGCACTCTCTCCATTGATCCTGGTCATATTCACAATTTATTTCGTTAGGCCTGCAATTAAGAAGACATTAAAACTTAGACTAGAAGGGAAATCTATTGGAGAAAACTACTTTGTTTGCGTTTTAATAATTGTACTGGCGTACATATTAGCTGCTGAGACGATTGGACAACACTTCCTCTTTGGAGCACTTTTGTTAGGCATGGCCATTCCTGAAGGCCCCCCTCTGGGCTCAGCTTTGATCAGAAAACTATATTATCCAGTTGGCAAGATTTTGTACCCAGTTTTTCTCACCACCAGTGGCCTCAAAACAGATATTTTCACCATTCATTTTAAGACACTATGGGTTATTTCCATTCTAATTTTCTTTTCCGTCCTACTCAAGATTGGAGTAATGATTATCATAACTCGTTACACAGGCTTGACCATTCATGACTCTGTTATTATTGGTCTCATGTTGAATTCTAGAGGCGTCTGTGATGTTGTTTTCTTTAACTTATGGAGAATTTCAAAG GCCCTGTCAGATGAACACTTCGCGGTTGTTATCACtatctcagttattttagttacgGTGATCATCGCACCACTACTAAAATTTCTTATTGGTGCAATCGAACACCAAGCTCCAACAAAGAGACGGACACTTCAGCACTCAAAGCCTGACTCAGAGCTACGGATAATGGTCTGTGTTCACGATCTACAAAGTGTGCCAACTATGATCAACTTACTTGAAGCTTCCAATGCAACAGAGAAGAGCCCCATAGGAGTCATAGGTCTCGTACTCATTGAGCTCGTGGGTCGAGCAGCTCCCCTTCTTATTACTCATAATCATTCCCCGGGAGACATCCCTGAGGATGCTTCAATATCATTGCAAATCATCAACGCATTGAGACAATATGAGCTTGCCTATGAAACTTGTGTCACCCTTCAACCATTCACCACCATCACACATTTTGAACTAATGCACGAAGACATTTGTCGCGTTGCACTGGATCAGAATGCAACATTTATGATTGTACCATTCCACAAGCATTGGGAAATTGATGGTTCCATTGGAACATCAAGCCGCACCATACAAAATATCAACTCCAAAGTAATCAAGAAAGCACCTTGTTCTGTGGGGATACTTGTTGATCGTGGAATCCTAAAGGGGTCCATGGCGATACTAAATAATCAGGGTGGTTATCATATAGCCGTGGTCTACATTGGAGGCCCAGACGATGCAGAATCACTAGCCTATGGTGCCAGGCTTGCTAGACACCAAAATGTGTCGATAACACTTATCCGTTTCCTTATGTTTGGGTATGACAATGCAAGAGAAAGAAAGCTAGACAACAGCCTTATTGAAGCAGTTCGCTATGAGAACTCAACAAATGAGAATTTCATATATGAAGAACGTGTTACTAGAGATGGGGTTGGGCTATCTGCTTCACTTAGAACCTTAGAAGATAGGTTTGATTTAATTGTTGTAGGGAGGCACCATGAAGACTCACCTTTGCTAGTGGGACTTGGGGAATGGAGTGAATGTCCTGAACTTGGTGTTGTGGGAGATTTCTTGGCTTCACTAGATGTTGGGATCATAGCTTCAGTTCTAGTGGTGCAGCAACAGAGAGTTAGAGGGAAGTTGGTGAATAGAACAATGAAACCAGTAGTACTTAACAATCAAGATGGAGGCCCCTATCCtgacatgaataataataatgcagTTAATAATGGGATATCAACACCAAGAACCTCCACCTCTAATGATCAACCAAGATGGGAAATCACGATAGACAGAGCTAATTAG